A window of Peromyscus eremicus chromosome 7, PerEre_H2_v1, whole genome shotgun sequence contains these coding sequences:
- the Rdh8 gene encoding retinol dehydrogenase 8 — translation MASQPRTVLISGCSSGIGLELALQLAHDPRQCYQVVATMRDLGKKEPLEAAAGEALGKTLSVAQLDVCSDESVANCLSHIEGGRVDVLVNNAGVGLVGPLEELSLPTMQNVFNTNFFGAVRLVKAVLPGMKRRRQGHIVVVSSVMGLQGVMFNDVYAASKFALEGFFESLAIQLRQFNIFISMVEPGPVVTEFEGKLLAQVSMTEFPDTDPETLGYFRDLYLPASKELFRSVGQSPRDVAQVIAKVIGSARPPLRRQTNARYLPLTVLKAMDPSGSLYVRTAHRLLFRWPHLLSLGLRCLACGCLPTRVWPG, via the exons ATGGCCTCCCAGCCTCGGACTGTGCTCATCTCTGGCTGTTCTTCAgggattggccttgaactcgctctTCAGCTGGCTCATGACCCCAGACAATGTTACCAGG TGGTGGCCACCATGAGGGACCTGGGGAAGAAGGAGCCATTGGAGGCAGCTGCTGGAGAGGCTCTGGGGAAGACACTCAGCGTGGCCCAGCTGGACGTGTGCAGTGACGAGTCAGTGGCTAACTGTCTCAGCCACATCGAGGGAGGACGAGTGGATGTGTTGG TGAACAACGCAGGAGTCGGCCTTGTGGGGCCCCTGGAGGAACTCAGCCTACCTACTATGCAGAACGTGTTCAACACCAACTTTTTTGGGGCTGTCCGTCTGGTCAAAGCTGTGCTTCCAGGCATGAAGAGGAGGCGACAGGGACACATCGTGGTCGTCAGCAGTGTTATGGGGCTCCAGG gTGTCATGTTCAACGATGTCTATGCAGCCTCCAAGTTTGCCCTGGAAGGATTCTTCGAGAGTCTCGCTATCCAGCTGCGACAATTCAATATCTT CATCTCAATGGTGGAGCCAGGCCCAGTCGTCACTGAATTTGAAGGAAAACTCCTGGCTCAGGTTTCCATGACAGAGTTTCCAGACACTGACCCTGAAACCCTGGGCTACTTCCGGGACTTGTACCTCCCAGCCTCCAAGGAGCTCTTCCGCTCTGTGGGACAGAGCCCAAGGGATGTGGCCCAG GTCATTGCCAAGGTCATCGGTTCCGCCAGACCCCCACTCCGCAGACAGACCAACGCTCGCTACCTCCCACTGACGGTGCTTAAGGCCATGGACCCCTCTGGAAGCCTGTATGTGAGAACTGCCCACAGGCTCCTTTTCCGCTGGCCTCACCTTCTCAGCCTTGGTCTTCGATGCCTGGCCTGTGGCTGCCTTCCAACACGTGTGTGGCCTGGATGA